Proteins from one Brevibacillus humidisoli genomic window:
- a CDS encoding Mini-ribonuclease 3: MQKEELSRDPAQTNPLVLAYLGDATYAHCVRYHLIARGMVKPNLLHKETTRYVSARAQANILLSLIPHLTEEEMAVVKRGRNAKSGSVAKNADIVDYRHATAFEALVGYLYLMEREERLAQIVEYAFAAVEGVKQDE, encoded by the coding sequence ATGCAAAAAGAAGAGCTTAGTCGCGACCCCGCACAGACCAATCCGCTGGTACTTGCCTATCTCGGTGATGCTACCTACGCTCACTGCGTCCGCTATCACCTGATCGCCCGCGGCATGGTCAAACCAAACTTGCTGCATAAGGAAACGACCCGCTATGTCTCAGCTAGAGCACAGGCCAACATCCTGCTCTCGTTGATTCCTCATCTGACCGAGGAGGAGATGGCGGTGGTAAAACGGGGGCGCAACGCCAAATCAGGCTCGGTGGCCAAAAATGCTGACATCGTCGATTATCGCCACGCGACAGCATTTGAAGCCTTGGTCGGGTATCTCTACTTGATGGAGAGAGAAGAGCGGCTCGCCCAGATCGTGGAATACGCATTTGCTGCTGTGGAAGGGGTCAAACAAGATGAGTGA
- a CDS encoding class I SAM-dependent methyltransferase, translating to MTNHYYSNRPDIPHDERSFTFTLRGYSLRFLTDAGVFSRERIDFGSLLLIETMQIDETAEVLDVGCGYGPIGLSAAKLAARGQVTMIDINERAVGLARRNAELNGIQNVEIAVSDLYAEVEGRQFDVILTNPPIRAGKETVHRIFEEGYPLLRPAGAMWVVIQKKQGAPSAYKKLQQIYSEVEEVERKKGYSIFRARK from the coding sequence GTGACCAACCACTACTACTCCAACCGTCCGGATATCCCTCATGATGAGCGCTCCTTTACGTTTACCCTGCGAGGTTACTCGCTTCGTTTTTTGACCGATGCCGGCGTATTCTCCCGTGAACGGATCGATTTTGGCAGTCTCTTGTTGATTGAAACGATGCAAATCGATGAAACGGCGGAAGTGCTTGACGTTGGCTGCGGCTATGGGCCGATTGGGCTGTCTGCCGCCAAACTGGCAGCGCGCGGCCAAGTCACCATGATCGACATAAATGAACGGGCCGTTGGACTGGCACGCCGGAACGCGGAGCTGAACGGGATTCAGAATGTAGAGATTGCCGTTAGCGACCTGTATGCAGAAGTAGAGGGGCGTCAGTTTGACGTCATTCTCACCAACCCGCCCATCCGCGCAGGGAAAGAGACGGTTCACCGCATCTTTGAAGAGGGATATCCGCTACTGCGGCCGGCTGGAGCGATGTGGGTGGTGATACAGAAGAAGCAGGGAGCCCCTTCTGCGTACAAAAAGCTGCAGCAAATCTACTCGGAAGTGGAGGAAGTAGAGCGGAAAAAGGGGTATTCCATCTTTCGCGCGAGAAAGTAG
- the nusG gene encoding transcription termination/antitermination protein NusG yields the protein MEKAWYVIHTYSGYENKVKTNLEKRVESMGMGDKIFRVLVPTEEELETKDGKKRTVTKKVFPGYVLVEMVMTDDSWYVVRNTPGVTGFVGSTGAGSKPTALRPEEADAILRQMGFEAPKVRIDFALHDMVRVKDGPFANRSGEIIEIQPDKQKVRVLVDIFGRETPVELDFTQVYKLD from the coding sequence ATGGAAAAAGCGTGGTATGTGATTCATACCTACTCTGGGTATGAAAACAAGGTAAAAACCAACCTGGAAAAACGCGTCGAATCGATGGGGATGGGGGACAAGATCTTCCGTGTGCTCGTTCCCACTGAGGAAGAGTTGGAGACGAAGGATGGCAAGAAACGCACCGTCACCAAGAAGGTGTTTCCGGGTTACGTCCTTGTAGAAATGGTGATGACGGACGATTCTTGGTATGTCGTACGCAACACCCCTGGGGTCACCGGGTTTGTCGGGTCCACAGGCGCGGGTTCCAAGCCGACGGCGCTGCGTCCCGAAGAGGCTGACGCAATCCTCCGTCAGATGGGATTCGAGGCGCCCAAGGTCAGAATCGATTTCGCCCTTCACGACATGGTGCGGGTCAAGGATGGTCCTTTTGCCAACCGTTCCGGTGAGATTATCGAGATACAGCCTGACAAACAAAAAGTTCGTGTGCTGGTTGATATTTTTGGGCGTGAAACGCCGGTTGAACTGGACTTTACCCAAGTCTATAAATTGGATTAG
- the cysE gene encoding serine O-acetyltransferase, whose protein sequence is MWKTIKDDIQAVFDRDPAARSILEVILTYSGLHAIWGYRIAHRLWKSRWYTMARIVSQLTRFFTGIEIHPGARIGRWLFIDHGSGVVIGETCEIGDNVTIYQGVTLGGTGKEKGKRHPTVGNNVIIGSGAKVLGPFKIGDNSKIGAGSVVLQEVPPNSTVVGIPGKIIVQNGKRVTYDLDHCNLPDPVADAIRQMQREIEQLREEVRQVREEKQANEHTTV, encoded by the coding sequence ATGTGGAAGACCATAAAAGACGACATTCAAGCTGTCTTTGATCGGGATCCGGCTGCCCGCAGCATCTTGGAGGTGATCTTGACCTACTCTGGTCTGCATGCAATCTGGGGGTACAGAATTGCCCACAGACTGTGGAAGTCGAGATGGTATACGATGGCTCGGATTGTCTCTCAGCTGACTCGTTTTTTCACGGGGATCGAGATCCATCCAGGGGCTCGCATCGGCAGGTGGCTGTTCATTGACCACGGATCGGGTGTGGTCATCGGTGAAACCTGTGAGATCGGGGACAATGTGACGATCTACCAGGGGGTCACTCTCGGCGGGACGGGTAAAGAGAAGGGAAAGCGCCACCCGACCGTCGGCAACAATGTGATTATCGGTTCCGGAGCCAAAGTGCTTGGTCCGTTCAAGATCGGCGACAACTCCAAGATCGGTGCCGGTTCGGTGGTGCTGCAGGAGGTACCGCCCAACTCTACCGTAGTTGGTATTCCAGGGAAAATTATTGTGCAGAATGGCAAACGAGTGACATACGACCTGGACCATTGCAATCTGCCGGACCCGGTGGCCGATGCGATTCGACAGATGCAGCGTGAAATCGAACAACTGCGAGAAGAGGTTCGCCAGGTAAGGGAGGAAAAGCAGGCTAATGAGCATACAACTGTATAA
- the cysS gene encoding cysteine--tRNA ligase — MSIQLYNTLTRKKEEFIPIEQGKVKMYVCGPTVYNYIHIGNARPAIVFDTVRRYLRYRGYEVTFVQNITDVDDKLIRTAAEEGTSVQEVAERYTDAYNEDLRSLNVLPPDIQPRVMQTIPEIIEFISGLIGKGYAYESGGDVYFRTGRFSQYGKLSHQPLDELQAGARVEISEKKENPLDFALWKAAKTGEIAWESPWGKGRPGWHIECSAMVRKFLGETIDIHGGGTDLVFPHHENEIAQSECLSDKVFANYWMHNGMLNINNEKMSKSLGNFLLLRELVNTYGGQVIRFFMLSGHYRGPINFSEDLLQQAASGLERIKTAYANVLHRIKTARPEEPNGLTDQQAALMERLRREFVEVMDDDFNTANAITVLFDLARESNLYLHHQNVGRQQLEDYRQLFLEMSEVLGLILEQSEALLDEEVEALIAERTEARKARNFARADEIRDLLAARGIILEDTPQGIRWRRK, encoded by the coding sequence ATGAGCATACAACTGTATAATACACTGACCCGCAAGAAAGAAGAATTTATTCCCATCGAACAGGGAAAAGTGAAGATGTACGTATGCGGGCCAACCGTCTACAACTACATCCATATCGGCAACGCGAGACCGGCGATCGTATTTGACACTGTTCGCCGGTATCTGCGGTACCGAGGCTATGAGGTTACGTTTGTACAAAATATTACCGATGTCGATGACAAGCTCATCCGCACAGCAGCCGAGGAAGGGACCAGTGTCCAGGAGGTGGCAGAGCGTTACACCGACGCTTACAACGAAGATCTCCGGTCGCTCAATGTGCTGCCTCCAGACATTCAGCCGCGGGTGATGCAGACAATCCCTGAAATCATCGAATTCATCTCTGGATTGATTGGCAAAGGGTACGCCTACGAAAGTGGAGGAGACGTCTACTTCCGGACAGGTCGCTTCAGCCAGTACGGAAAACTCTCTCACCAGCCGCTTGATGAGTTGCAGGCCGGTGCCCGCGTGGAGATTAGCGAGAAAAAGGAAAATCCGCTCGACTTTGCGCTGTGGAAGGCGGCTAAAACGGGTGAAATCGCCTGGGAAAGTCCATGGGGAAAAGGACGTCCCGGCTGGCATATCGAATGCTCCGCCATGGTCCGCAAGTTTCTCGGCGAGACGATCGATATTCATGGTGGAGGGACCGATTTGGTCTTTCCTCACCACGAAAACGAAATCGCCCAATCGGAGTGCCTGAGTGACAAGGTGTTCGCCAACTACTGGATGCATAACGGCATGTTGAACATTAACAACGAAAAGATGTCCAAGTCACTTGGCAATTTTCTCTTGCTGCGCGAATTGGTCAACACTTACGGCGGACAAGTAATCCGTTTCTTCATGCTCTCGGGCCACTACCGCGGACCGATCAACTTCTCCGAGGACCTGCTGCAGCAGGCTGCCAGCGGACTGGAGCGGATCAAGACGGCCTACGCCAATGTCCTTCACCGCATCAAGACCGCTCGTCCGGAGGAGCCGAATGGATTGACCGACCAACAAGCCGCCCTGATGGAACGGCTGCGTCGGGAATTCGTCGAGGTGATGGATGATGACTTCAACACCGCCAACGCGATCACGGTCCTGTTTGACTTGGCTCGTGAGTCCAATCTCTATCTGCACCATCAAAACGTGGGGCGTCAACAACTGGAGGACTATCGTCAACTCTTTTTAGAAATGAGTGAGGTGCTCGGACTGATCCTTGAGCAATCAGAGGCACTGCTCGATGAGGAAGTGGAAGCGTTGATAGCTGAGCGTACGGAAGCACGGAAAGCGCGCAACTTTGCACGCGCTGATGAGATCCGCGATCTGCTGGCGGCCAGGGGGATCATACTGGAAGATACTCCACAGGGCATTCGCTGGCGCCGCAAGTGA
- the rplJ gene encoding 50S ribosomal protein L10, with amino-acid sequence MAEVRPTVIREEKVKTVETIATKMRESQTTVVADYRGLSVAQVTELRQQLREAGIEFKVYKNTLARLATAKEGLTELDQYLLGPNAIAFSNEDVVAPAKILVDFAKKNDKLEIKGGIIEGKVVGAEEIKALASLPSREGLLSMLLSVLQAPMRNFALAVKAVADQKEGESA; translated from the coding sequence ATGGCAGAAGTTCGTCCCACCGTTATTCGGGAAGAAAAAGTAAAAACCGTTGAAACGATTGCGACAAAGATGCGCGAAAGTCAGACAACGGTCGTCGCAGACTACCGCGGACTGTCGGTTGCACAGGTGACAGAACTCCGTCAGCAACTGCGCGAGGCAGGCATCGAGTTCAAAGTGTACAAAAACACACTGGCTCGTTTGGCTACGGCAAAAGAAGGACTGACCGAACTGGATCAGTACCTGCTTGGCCCAAACGCCATCGCTTTCTCCAATGAGGACGTAGTTGCTCCGGCGAAAATTCTTGTCGACTTTGCGAAGAAAAACGACAAGTTGGAGATCAAAGGCGGCATTATCGAAGGAAAAGTTGTAGGTGCCGAGGAGATCAAAGCACTCGCTTCCTTGCCGTCCCGCGAAGGTCTCTTGTCGATGCTGCTTAGCGTGCTGCAAGCTCCGATGCGCAACTTCGCGCTTGCAGTTAAAGCTGTTGCCGACCAAAAAGAAGGCGAAAGCGCCTAA
- the secE gene encoding preprotein translocase subunit SecE, which yields MSFIARVGASFRRTGEFFGDVVSELKKVRWPNRKELTTYSLVVLVTVTLLALFFYLIDLGISRLIELILG from the coding sequence GTGAGTTTTATCGCTAGAGTTGGAGCAAGCTTTCGACGTACAGGCGAATTTTTTGGAGATGTCGTTTCCGAGCTGAAAAAAGTTCGCTGGCCAAACCGGAAAGAGCTGACGACGTATTCCCTCGTCGTGCTGGTTACGGTGACGCTGCTTGCGCTCTTTTTCTACTTGATCGACTTAGGTATTTCTCGCCTGATCGAGTTGATACTGGGCTGA
- a CDS encoding NYN domain-containing protein: MAKKKEKPLLIVDGYNIIGAWPDLRSLKDAERMDEARDLLISKLADYQSYSGVKVIVVFDAYTVPGLGRKQKHFAIEIYYTKEKETADEKIEKLVHEYWEKKRQIYVATSDFTSQWVIFGQGALRKSARELLNDVESVSQEIQQQVKKTQAPSFSTRIELKEEIAKIFEKWRRE, translated from the coding sequence ATGGCGAAGAAAAAGGAGAAGCCTCTCCTGATCGTAGATGGCTACAATATCATCGGGGCCTGGCCCGACCTGCGCTCGCTGAAGGATGCGGAACGAATGGATGAAGCGCGTGACTTGCTGATTTCCAAGCTGGCCGATTACCAGAGCTACTCCGGGGTGAAGGTGATTGTCGTCTTTGACGCCTACACCGTCCCGGGACTGGGACGCAAGCAGAAGCACTTTGCGATCGAGATCTACTACACCAAAGAAAAAGAGACGGCAGACGAAAAAATAGAAAAACTGGTTCACGAATACTGGGAAAAAAAACGACAAATCTATGTCGCAACATCCGATTTTACCTCGCAGTGGGTAATTTTCGGTCAGGGAGCACTGCGCAAATCGGCGCGTGAACTGCTGAACGACGTGGAGAGTGTGAGCCAGGAGATTCAACAGCAGGTCAAAAAGACTCAGGCACCCTCCTTTTCCACCCGCATTGAACTGAAGGAAGAAATCGCGAAAATATTCGAAAAATGGCGAAGGGAATAG
- the gltX gene encoding glutamate--tRNA ligase encodes MANEVRLRYAPSPTGHLHIGGARTALFNYLFARRHGGKFIVRIEDTDQTRNVENAAEEQMKNLKWLGVEWDESVDIGGPYGPYRSMDRLDLYRKYIDQLLAEGKAYYCYATKEELDAEREEQIARGETPKISEKHRNVTPEQREQYEREGRVPSIHFRVPENRVYVVNDLIRGEVKFDSDSTGDFVICRPDGIPTYNFAVVIDDYLMKISHVVRGEEHLSNTPRQLMIYEAFGWEPPKFAHLALILNQEGKKMSKRDESIIQFIEQYRELGFLPDAIVNFIVLLGWSSGGEEEIFSKQELIEQFSLERVSKAPAVFDTVKMNWMNNYYLKRQPLETVVEMCLPHLQKAGFVDEQPTPQEIERVQGIVALYQEEMAYCAQIVPLASLFFLDEVEMDEEARGVLQEPQVPDVLASFRKHIEALSEYTVESIKALLKEVQKETGQKGKALFMPIRVAVTGQAHGRDLVQTIYLLGRSRVLERLKRVV; translated from the coding sequence ATGGCTAACGAAGTTCGTCTGCGGTATGCGCCGAGTCCGACTGGTCATCTCCATATCGGTGGGGCACGAACCGCTCTGTTTAACTATTTGTTCGCCCGCCGACACGGTGGCAAATTTATCGTACGGATTGAAGATACGGACCAGACTCGCAACGTAGAAAACGCCGCCGAAGAGCAGATGAAAAACCTGAAGTGGCTTGGCGTTGAGTGGGATGAAAGTGTCGACATCGGTGGACCATACGGACCCTATCGGTCGATGGATCGACTTGATCTATACCGCAAGTATATCGATCAACTGCTTGCGGAAGGCAAGGCCTACTATTGTTACGCCACCAAAGAAGAGCTGGATGCGGAGCGGGAGGAGCAGATCGCCCGCGGAGAGACGCCGAAAATCTCGGAGAAACATCGTAATGTTACACCGGAACAGCGGGAGCAGTATGAGAGAGAGGGGCGTGTTCCCTCGATCCACTTCCGTGTACCTGAAAACCGGGTGTACGTGGTCAACGATTTGATTCGAGGAGAGGTCAAGTTCGACTCAGATAGTACGGGCGACTTCGTCATCTGTCGACCAGACGGTATTCCGACATACAATTTCGCCGTCGTCATCGACGATTACCTGATGAAGATCAGCCATGTCGTTCGTGGTGAGGAACACCTCTCCAATACGCCTCGGCAGTTGATGATCTACGAGGCATTTGGTTGGGAGCCGCCGAAATTTGCCCACCTTGCCCTGATCCTGAACCAGGAAGGCAAGAAGATGAGCAAACGAGACGAGAGCATCATTCAGTTTATCGAACAATACCGTGAACTGGGCTTTCTGCCAGATGCCATTGTCAACTTTATTGTCTTGCTCGGCTGGTCTTCGGGCGGTGAGGAGGAGATCTTCTCCAAGCAGGAGCTAATCGAACAGTTTTCCTTGGAGAGAGTGAGCAAAGCACCGGCTGTTTTTGATACGGTCAAAATGAACTGGATGAACAATTACTATTTGAAACGCCAGCCGCTGGAGACGGTAGTGGAGATGTGCCTGCCTCATCTGCAAAAAGCTGGATTTGTTGACGAGCAGCCCACACCGCAGGAGATAGAAAGAGTACAGGGGATAGTCGCTCTCTACCAGGAAGAGATGGCTTACTGTGCTCAAATCGTTCCGCTTGCCTCGCTGTTCTTCCTGGATGAAGTGGAGATGGACGAAGAAGCGAGAGGCGTATTGCAAGAGCCGCAGGTACCTGATGTGCTCGCATCTTTCCGCAAACACATTGAGGCCCTTTCGGAATATACTGTAGAGAGCATCAAGGCTTTGCTCAAAGAAGTACAGAAAGAAACCGGGCAAAAAGGAAAGGCGCTGTTCATGCCGATTCGTGTTGCAGTTACGGGACAGGCTCATGGGCGCGACCTGGTACAGACTATTTACCTGCTCGGTCGCTCACGTGTACTTGAGCGCTTGAAGCGGGTTGTGTAA
- the rplK gene encoding 50S ribosomal protein L11 gives MAKKVIRVIKLQIPAGKANPAPPVGPALGQAGVNIMGFCKEFNARTEGQAGMIIPVEITVFEDRSFSFITKTPPAAVLLKKAAGIESGSGVPNKTKVATLKRDKVREIAELKKPDLNAASVEAAMRMIEGTARSMGIVIED, from the coding sequence GTGGCTAAGAAAGTGATCCGCGTAATCAAGTTGCAAATCCCGGCAGGTAAAGCGAACCCTGCACCTCCAGTAGGTCCGGCGCTCGGTCAAGCTGGTGTAAATATCATGGGCTTCTGCAAAGAGTTTAACGCTCGTACAGAAGGTCAAGCAGGAATGATCATTCCGGTAGAGATTACCGTGTTTGAAGACCGTTCGTTCTCATTCATTACCAAAACCCCGCCTGCTGCTGTGCTGCTGAAAAAAGCGGCTGGCATCGAATCTGGTTCCGGTGTGCCCAACAAGACGAAAGTGGCTACGCTGAAGCGTGACAAAGTTCGCGAAATCGCTGAACTGAAAAAACCTGATTTGAATGCTGCCAGTGTGGAAGCAGCAATGCGCATGATCGAAGGTACCGCCCGTTCCATGGGTATCGTGATCGAGGACTAA
- the rlmB gene encoding 23S rRNA (guanosine(2251)-2'-O)-methyltransferase RlmB, translating to MSEEWIVGKNPVIEALRSGRSINKIWIAEGVNKNQMGPIVSLAKEHGIVITSVNRKKLEQLSGAENHQGVIASVAAYQYVEVDELLARAKQRGEDPFLLILDELEDPHNLGSILRTADAVGAHGVVIPKRRSVGLTATVAKASAGAIEYVPVARVTNLVRTIEELKQQGVWIAGTDADASQDFREGDFAMPLALVIGSEGRGMSRLVREHCDFLYRLPMAGQVTSLNASVAAALLMYEVYRARYPLPPQVR from the coding sequence ATGAGTGAAGAATGGATTGTCGGCAAAAATCCGGTTATCGAAGCGCTCCGCTCGGGTCGATCGATCAACAAGATCTGGATCGCTGAAGGGGTCAATAAAAACCAGATGGGCCCGATTGTATCGTTGGCCAAGGAACATGGGATCGTGATTACCTCCGTGAATCGAAAAAAACTGGAGCAGCTCTCAGGTGCGGAAAACCATCAGGGAGTGATCGCTTCTGTCGCAGCATACCAGTATGTCGAGGTGGATGAACTGCTGGCGAGAGCCAAGCAAAGAGGAGAAGACCCCTTCTTGTTGATCCTGGACGAGTTGGAAGACCCGCACAACCTTGGCTCGATTTTGCGTACAGCCGATGCGGTGGGAGCGCACGGTGTGGTCATTCCCAAACGACGTTCCGTCGGTTTGACCGCAACGGTGGCCAAAGCATCGGCAGGGGCGATTGAGTACGTGCCGGTCGCGCGCGTCACCAATCTGGTACGAACGATCGAGGAGTTGAAACAGCAGGGTGTGTGGATTGCCGGCACAGATGCGGACGCCTCTCAAGATTTCCGCGAAGGTGATTTCGCGATGCCGCTCGCATTGGTGATTGGCAGTGAAGGGAGGGGCATGAGCCGGCTGGTCCGCGAGCATTGCGACTTTTTGTATCGTCTGCCGATGGCAGGTCAGGTCACGTCCTTAAATGCCTCCGTTGCCGCGGCTTTGTTGATGTACGAGGTGTATCGCGCCAGATACCCGCTTCCTCCGCAGGTGAGATGA
- the sigH gene encoding RNA polymerase sporulation sigma factor SigH yields the protein MSVDLKEIKLNQFELMSDEEVVDLVRENDTDALEYLIGKYRNFVRAKARSYFLIGADREDIVQEGMIGLYKSIRDFRGDKLTSFKAFAELCITRQIITAIKTATRQKHIPLNSYVSLDKPIYDEDSDRTLLDVICGTKVTDPEELFINREEFDDIEGKMSEILSDLERQVLMLYLDGRSYQQIAVDLNRHVKSIDNALQRVKRKLERYLEGREISL from the coding sequence GTGAGTGTAGACCTTAAGGAGATCAAGCTAAATCAGTTTGAGTTGATGTCAGACGAAGAAGTGGTCGATCTGGTTCGAGAAAACGACACTGACGCCCTGGAGTACTTGATTGGCAAATACAGAAATTTTGTACGGGCCAAAGCTCGTTCCTATTTTTTGATCGGGGCGGACCGAGAAGATATTGTGCAGGAAGGCATGATCGGGTTATACAAGTCGATCCGCGATTTTCGGGGAGACAAGCTGACATCATTCAAAGCATTTGCTGAACTCTGCATTACGCGTCAGATTATTACAGCAATCAAGACGGCTACTCGCCAGAAACATATTCCCTTGAATTCATACGTTTCATTGGACAAGCCTATCTATGACGAAGATTCTGATCGTACCTTGCTGGACGTTATCTGTGGGACCAAAGTGACCGACCCCGAAGAATTGTTCATCAACCGGGAAGAGTTTGATGATATTGAGGGCAAGATGAGCGAAATCCTGAGCGATCTGGAGCGCCAGGTGTTGATGCTCTATCTTGACGGACGTTCGTATCAGCAGATCGCCGTCGATCTCAACCGGCATGTGAAGTCCATTGACAACGCCTTGCAGCGGGTGAAGCGCAAACTGGAGCGGTATCTGGAGGGAAGAGAGATCAGTTTATAG
- the rpmG gene encoding 50S ribosomal protein L33 gives MRVNVTLACTECGERNYISTKNKRTNSERIELKKYCSRDKKHTLHRETK, from the coding sequence ATGCGAGTAAACGTGACGTTGGCTTGCACGGAGTGCGGTGAACGTAACTATATCAGCACGAAGAACAAGCGCACGAATTCGGAGCGAATCGAATTGAAAAAGTATTGCTCCCGCGACAAAAAGCATACACTCCACCGCGAAACGAAGTAA
- the rplL gene encoding 50S ribosomal protein L7/L12, translating into MSKEQILEAIKGMSVLELNDLVKAIEEEFGVTAAAPVAVVGGAAGGGEAAAEQTEFTVELVSGGASKINVIKVVREITGLGLKEAKDLVDNAPKAIKEGVSKEEAEQMKAKLEEAGASVELK; encoded by the coding sequence ATGAGTAAAGAGCAAATCTTGGAAGCCATTAAAGGCATGTCCGTTCTTGAACTGAACGATCTGGTAAAAGCAATCGAAGAAGAATTCGGTGTAACTGCTGCTGCTCCTGTAGCTGTTGTTGGCGGTGCCGCTGGCGGCGGTGAAGCAGCTGCTGAACAAACCGAGTTCACGGTAGAACTGGTTAGCGGTGGAGCTTCCAAAATCAACGTAATCAAAGTGGTACGCGAAATCACCGGTCTTGGCCTGAAAGAAGCAAAAGACCTGGTAGACAACGCTCCGAAAGCGATCAAAGAAGGCGTGTCCAAAGAGGAAGCAGAACAAATGAAAGCGAAGCTGGAAGAAGCCGGCGCATCTGTTGAGCTGAAGTAA
- the rplA gene encoding 50S ribosomal protein L1: MPKQGKKYREAVKLIDKNKVYEVNEAIELVKKAASAKFDETVEAAYRLGVDPKRADQQIRGAVVLPHGTGKVQRVLVFAKGDKAKEAEAAGADYVGEADLISKIQGGWFDFDVVVATPDMMGEVGKLGRVLGPKGLMPNPKTGTVTFDVTKAVNEIKAGKIEYRVDKAGNIHAPIGKVSFDTDKLAENLAALTDALNRAKPAAAKGVYMRNVSISSTMGPGVRVDVK; this comes from the coding sequence ATGCCAAAACAGGGCAAGAAATACAGGGAAGCAGTAAAGTTGATTGACAAAAATAAAGTATACGAAGTAAACGAAGCTATCGAACTGGTGAAAAAAGCAGCTTCGGCCAAGTTTGACGAAACAGTGGAAGCCGCTTATCGTCTCGGTGTCGATCCGAAACGTGCCGATCAGCAAATCCGTGGAGCGGTTGTGCTCCCGCACGGTACGGGTAAAGTGCAGCGCGTACTCGTGTTTGCCAAAGGCGACAAGGCAAAAGAAGCAGAGGCTGCCGGTGCCGACTACGTAGGCGAAGCTGACCTGATCAGTAAAATCCAGGGCGGTTGGTTCGACTTTGATGTTGTGGTAGCAACCCCTGACATGATGGGTGAAGTGGGTAAGCTGGGTCGTGTACTGGGACCAAAAGGACTCATGCCTAACCCTAAGACCGGTACCGTTACCTTTGACGTTACCAAAGCGGTAAACGAAATCAAAGCTGGTAAGATTGAGTATCGCGTCGATAAAGCCGGGAACATTCACGCGCCGATCGGGAAAGTTTCTTTTGACACCGATAAGCTGGCAGAAAACCTGGCAGCCCTCACTGATGCCCTGAACCGCGCCAAACCGGCCGCGGCCAAAGGGGTTTACATGCGCAACGTATCGATCAGCTCCACGATGGGACCTGGCGTGCGCGTTGACGTAAAATAA